In the Hermetia illucens chromosome 1, iHerIll2.2.curated.20191125, whole genome shotgun sequence genome, agggggccaaaaattcttccgaagattcgtctctcgaacgcggccaagagttcgcagtttttcttgccaacccaagtctccgaggaatacataaggactggcaagatcatagtcttgtacagtaagaccttggaccctatggtgagacatttcgagcgaaaccgtTTTTGtgagctctgttggcagccaacaaccgtgcgcggatttcatcgtcatagctgttatcggttctgattttcgaccctagataggagaaattttcaacggtctcaaagttgtagtctcctatcttcattgttttcgtttgaccagtgcgattcgatgttgttcgttcctttcatttgattgatgtgcagcccaagatgtcgcgccgcctgctcgatctggatgaaggtagactgtacatctggggttgtttttcccatgatgtcgatatcgtcagcgtaggccagtagttggggggaCTTGAACAGAttttgcctctcgcatttacatcggcatcgcgaatcactttctccagggccaggttgaagaggatgcatgatccccttgtcttagaccgttgttgatgttgaatgatctcgagagtgatcctgctgcttttatttggcctcgcacattggtcaggggcaGCCTAGTcaaccttattaatttcgtcgggataccgaattctttcatggcctcgaacagttttaccctggctatgctatcataggcggctttaaagtcgatgaatagatggtgcaactggtgtccatattccaccatcgcttgccgcagagagaaaatctgatctgttgctgatttgcctggagtgaagcctctttcgtatgggccaatgatgttctgggcgtatggggctatccggcctattaAGATAGAGGaggatattttatagatggtgctcagcaacgtgatacctctataattgctgcactgcgtgatatccccctttttatgtatgagacagacaatgcttcgttgctagtcgtcaggcattgattcgctgtcccatactttgagcatcagttgatgaaccacttggtgtaattggtcgcctccatatttaacatattcggctgtaattccatcggctcctagcgacttatggtttttaagccaatgaattgcacggactgtttcttctatgcttggtggtggcagtatttgtccgtcgtcttcgttctcacaggcttcctttttccgtctgtaaagtcgcttctccgctcgacggagttcgtgataagtccaaGCGCGTGCCCAcgccctttgagaatgcaacattattcggtatgcggcatttatccattccgttgctaacttacattcatcgtcgaaccagccatttTTGCGGCTTCATTTGcgggacctctgttgactgcggtcattgcggcattcattgccctcttataggtgttgtggatggcttcagcattcactctcacctgattgtgagaggggattgtaggtggtgttgttattcgaactcggagcaccatgccaacgagatagtgatccgggtctacattggcccccctatatgttctgacattcatcaaggctgagacgtTACGGCGTTCGAtccacacgtggtcaatttagttgaaggtggtcccgtctggagaggcccacgtatgtttgtggaccgctttccgcgcaaatcaggtacttccaacaaccatttcgtgcgatactgctaattgaataatccgcagtccgttatcattggtatccctatgtaagctgtgggagccaacgtatcgtctgaatatggACTGTTGAGATCtccaggtatgattttgataccatacttgggacaggcttcgagggtccgctcgactgcctcgtagaaggtatcctccgattctgcagtctcctctgtaggggcgtgaacctttatgaggcttatatttctaaacttgcctcgcaaacgcaaagtACATAgaatttcgcttatattttcaaagtcgataacagcaggattcattttttggctgactaagaaacctacttcgagcacgtGGATTACTGGATGGCGGCTATAATACACGGTGTAGCGACTCGACtcgaaaccgatccctgtccatcgcatctcttgcaacgcagttacatcagccttatattgggacagggtatcggctaggtgctcagcagcattcggtctgaacagggagcgcacgttctatgagaaaatgcgcaaatcgttaatccgttgtcgttgccgggttcgtagttgtaaaatccatcctttccgtggcttcgtaacatcggttttccgtgtagagttgtcagccctaccctccCCccacctgaaggaccagttggtacattttgtcccgtttttaggcgcggcagactcgccttcatccttctccgtccgcagtttttcattaagaaagaactcgcagcgatcaccacgtggaggtggaaatagggtttggtagtagagctgttggtgttggtttagcaggcgtttcccaggttttatgctccatcgtgagtaccaatccacgtttcgccctgggacctatactaccctttgacgatGAATTCCTCTTCTAATATTTGGATGAACTTAGCCAGCTTCTGATGCGTCGCAAAATCCGTGAGTTTAAAGGGGTCACTACACGGTTTGGGTCAAATTGACTTTTTTTCTCATAATATAATTCTTTCTGCAGATTTTGCAATTGGCTTCATACATGAGCTGTAGAACGCTATAAACAgcgaaaaaatgcaaaatcacttTCGACACAAGCACACCTCGTATTCGCAATGGATAAAGATCACCTTTCAAGTTATTTTCTTATAATCGAGTAAGAATTATCGACTAAAACGAATAGATTCTAACCGCAAACTTGTTTTAGATGAAAAATAAGTTCATACTGCGCTTCGGGAAACTTTGTAACAACCATAAGAGGTGTATTCGGTTTTTCTCATTTCATGTTTTCGCTTTTAGAGAGCATCTTCTCGTAGTGTAATCAACATATTTGAATAATTTCTTTACACGTTGATTCAGAATTTTGTAGAGAGTATATTGAACACAGGCgggtttataaaaaaaatgggtTCTTACAAAAAGTATCAATAAAAAGTAGCTTGActtttgaatttgttttttcaaatattagtgaaaaaaaataccTTTCCTTGATTCAATATGCTTCACTACTAGTTGCTAATGTactcaaaaattttgaaaaaattgctCGAACCGTCAAGGATTCCTTTTTTAGAGGAAAATTTGTGTTtatgttttgtatgaaacaaaaccttattagaaacaAGTCGATGACTATCTGTCACACCTAATTAATTCGAAAGCGGATGGAGCGATtgtcgcgaaatttggtgaaaacgtgtGTCGACTGTGCAAAGGGACTCCTCATAGATGCAAAACAGGtgcaaacctttttttttttacagaatatcgTGATGTGGGgaatctaaccgaaaaatctgaaaaaatcacagtggtgtatttaAACGAAATCGAGActttaaaatacatcccgttccgaaatctacacaaataaagttaaaaatagtatattagcatattaatttttttaatttagccggaaacccctctAAGCTCATGCTAGAAGCACAGAATTTGGCAACGGtaaagggataacataaggcatagctTCGGGAAATttgaaatccagctattattaacaaagttataaaaggtgaaacatttacattttatgtgaatttctgaATATGCATGATGTCATCATAACAACAATTCGTTAACACCACAACAAAGTCAGCTCATATGAATGACGCCCCATTCAGAGAAAcactttgttttaatttttaacatttatatttcaatatcaattactcgaggcatttatatgtatatgataatgaagctttgggataGTGCCTAACtcatgtgtaaacacaaaatattatcaaatgtctgtctgccacacctgaTTTACTAGAAACACccgaaccgattgtcacaaaatttgaaatttgagaacgtgtggtctgcgaatccctttacgtatagcaagtggcgccattttgttttgggtttgaaggggggttccccatacatgcgaaaggaggatgtaaattttttttcaatggtcatgtggtgtatcaaatgaaagagctcaattagtacttttccaaaacTTTCTTGCTTTTGATATTAGGTAAAATATAAGgaagtgagagctcaaaatgtgtgccccaatcACAAGGAGGAATATGCGTAATTGGAAACCTCATTTTtgaaacacttcattcaagcctGTAACGCTACACTACAGGACACTCTTTGGCTAagatactcatttacagctgaatcgactggtatccgacgtcaaatcacgatacaaatcacactgccactatttgaaccgcgaccttccgtatgaagtactctaacacacttcaaggccctgatttaaTATGCATTGTTGCGCCACAGGTACCTGTTGTCAATCTGTAATATTTGATCCGCTCTGAGGATGACGTCGCCGCAAAATCCGTTGGTAATCCTAATCTTCTGTGTGTtccgatagctgagtggttaggtcacaaggctgtcgtaaggaaggtcgcccttcaaatctcattggtggcagtaggatttgcatcgtgatttgacgtcggataccagtcgaatcagctgtgaatgagagtacatgagtcaaatcagtgagTATTtgttcgtatattttgtctGCGTGCGGTTATGACATATCTGTACGTTATCCATTTCATCAGGGTATGGATTAagttgttttgaatttttcgacCGACCAGGAATGTATCGTCAAACGATATCTCAGAAATCGAATAGTATGGTGTCGTAAGTAGTAATTGTCTTTTGTTGCTTTGTTGAAGTTGCGAATTTCGTTGTTGAAAATGGCCGCTATTTTTGAGGCTACTGAAGCCATATTGGTGCCCCTTGTAGGGCAAATGATCATACGGTCGTCGCCGTCTTCATAGCTTGTTATAGGAAGCTAACATATTTTATTTAGAGAGCTCttctttgattttccttttgtttgtACGGAAGCAATTCTAACGAGACCATCGTCTGCCGGTTGCATACAGGTCATTTCGCCCAGTTACCATTTTTGAGGCGGCACATTTTTGTCTTTCAGCGATACCAGTTCCGATTTCCGATTTCTTcctccaaccttccatttcGATGCTTTTAGTGTGTGAGAACTGATCTCTAGCCTAGGCGACTCCCGAAGGAGTTTGGGATGAAGTAGTCGTaagtttatacaatttttacaccTCCGTGTTTAAAAAAAACGTGTCTAGGTTTGGACGAGATAAAATGATCAAATGGTAAACCTGCCGAGTGGATTGATACTTGTTAGTGCTCTGCATGAGATGTCTCCTAAAGGTAATGGGATATCTAAATGCTATAGTTAGACCTGTTAGCGATTTTTTGGGTCATGAGAGGGCAGGATGGGCATTATGAAAGAAAGGTTTATGGATTTTTACCGTTTGCTTTTCTCATCATTGTCAGTCCCTTAGCTCATGCATACACCAATTTCTCTAAAGATTGGTTGAGATAAACCTGATTAGTATTGCACATCAATTCAGATTAACCACATTATTCAAGGATCATCTTTTGCTTGTACCTAATAACAGAACTCCTGACATTAGCCTTGAAAAAGACAAACATTGTCTGGCAGCGAGAATTTTGCTTGTATGCTTCACCCTAAGGTGGCAGTGAAAATAAACTGCCGTGTTtattatgaaatattttagCAATTACCTGTGAAAAGTCATGGAGTAGATTAACGTACATAACGAGCTAGAAGTCTGAGCTGCCATTACTAGTGATTGTGAGCGAAACGTGCTAGAATCAAGATACTGTAATAAAGCCCGAAAGCTAAAATGCTGTTAAATTGGAGTAGGAACAGAAATAGCAACTGTTAACTGGCCTGTCTTAATGGCAAATGAGCGTTCTACTCAGATGTGCTTCCGGCATGCTATGTGAATAGCATGTTGGTGCAACATAGTACGATCCTCTGTAAAACCCGTGATCGGGGAAAgtgaggaaaaagaagaggtgGACGTCCAGGCTAATTGGAATGACTCCACTATATGGCATCTTACCTGATCACGCCCCTCTGTCAGTGGGATCTAAAGCAATTGACCTGGTTCTTTAAGTTGGGGGTTCGAAGCGATGGGCTTTCCGTTAGATTTGTAAACAAATTTGGTGCTGTCAAAGACCGACTATAACAGACCAGAAAGTACCAggccaagaaaaaaaattgaatggtTGCGAGGTAACTGACATGAGATCGCACACAGTCTTCAAAAGTGGTAGGTAATCAGGGAAACGTGAGTTTGGAGTTTCTTTCATAATGGATAGGCACTTTAAACTAGATTTTATCAACTTCAAACCTATACATGAAATATTGTGTTCGTTTCGATTCAAAGTAAAGTTGTATATGACCTCAACTGAAGGAAAGGGTGGCGAAGTCAAAGAGGACTAACGACTCATTGTCTCCGAATGGCGTCAAAATATTGctcggtgatttcaatgccgaGGTGGGGAACGAGAAGGGATATCGAGAAATAACAGGGGGTACAGTCTCCATAATATATCAAATGACATAAGCATTCCTTTTACCTTCAGCTAGATCTCATCATCAAAATATGATcattcagcatcttcgaggtgaaATCATATCGAGAAGCAAACTATGACTTTCAAAGACCTGTGGAATCAAAGTCAactcatttcgaaaatttgGGGTTGGGAAACTATAATAAAAATGACTCAATAGCTATAGGTAAAACTGATTGAACTGATAGATGACACCTGGTATCACCCAAAATGTGCTATCAACACAACAGCGAAAGATGTGGTTAGATATAGAATATAGAATCGCGATGCTGGAGAAATGATTGGTTTGATGGTGAATACCAGGAAGCGATTGACAAGAAAAACGAGGAAAACAGGCAACATATAGAGCGAAACACAAGGGTGAAgagagaaaattacgaaaatagCTGAAGAGCggctaataaaatattaaggcAAAAGAAATGAACATGTTGACGGGGAATTAACGAAAATTAACAACAATATTGCAACAACACAAGACAAGCCTAGAATTTGTGAAGAGTCCGAAGCGTAAATCATGAAAAAATAGACAAGGCGCAAGCTCTCCACTGAATTCCTCAAATCAATAATTTGGTTGTTTCCATTTGGAATTAAGAACAGATTCTTCAAGAGGGGTCAAAAAATGTGACAAGTTTGCATGTGAAAATGCAGAAGCATCTTACTAGTTGCACGTCCTATAAATACTAATGAATTAGACTGTACGCCAATAAGATGGTTGGGGAATACCAACGAAGTTTCTCCGTTTTGCAAGTAGATTTTAAATTAGCAAATAAGTGCTAATATTTAGTTGTAAAAAGTTGTATTTAGTTGTAAAAAGGAGAAGCTATGTGTTTAGTTTCTGCAACGACTTTACCGAACCGATCACTAATGCCAATGAAGCTTTTAGACTggaagatcgacaattgatcagCTATTTACGGTGAGAAAATGCTGGGAATTCAACATTGACGTCTACCAAATATTCGGTGATTTCAAGCAGGTCAGAATCAATGATAGCCTCACAGATGCGTTTGAGACAAACGTTAAAGCAAAGAGATGCGCTAGGACTGGAGCAGGTTATATGGAAGTCGTCTGTGAAGACAAAAGGTACGCTGCTCTATAAGTCCTGCAAAATAGTCGAATATGCGAATAATATAAACATTATGGCATGATCTTTCACATCGGCAAGGAAGATTTTTATAAATCTCGGCAAAACAGCAAATAAAGTTGAATTAACGAAGAGAAGATGAAAATTATGACGGAAACGAGAAAAATGACGCCCACCAGACCCGGTCCTGCCGATCGCAAAAGCCAATTGCAGCTTTGGGTAGATTCGGTCATCACTGCTCGGAATTTAAGTTTGGATCCCGCGATCGATGGATCACGATGGTTCGAGAAAGGACATCCAGAAGACCAAGGACCAAAATGGGCTGCAGGGCCTCGATGACAACGGCGAGGGTGAAATTTGATTATCTACACTTCGAGTGAAAAATCCAAGCTCAATCCCAAGGCCAATGCTAACAGTAAAATAGGTAGATTAGCGTACTATACCGAAGTGCAGTTATTGATAATATCGATACTTACAGATTAGATTGATTGTAGCTTTTTATGGTATTTAGACTATGCCTTCAATATCGAGTAAGAGCGGTCGGTAATCGGTTTAAAAGTAAAAGACAACGCCTTGTACAAAAGATATTAGCTTTATTAACGTATATTgcttatttttttcgaaaatcagTTTTCATACCCTTTTATTCACCTTTTTAACCTTTATACGGTCATATGGTGTGTCCTTCATTGAACTGAGGTTGCTAGGATACTGGTTTCCCGCATATGAGGGCACCGAGACTTTACTATTAACAAATTTCATCGTAGACGCTGTTCCATTTACATTGGGTTTGATATCAGGCCTACTATTATTATTGATCATTTGGACCGCATTGTTCTTCGTTTCACTAACCTGACCATTCACCGCCCGTACCGGTGACTCTGAGCTTTTATTGATCCCATCCGAAGACATTTTTACTTTTTCCCTTGCAGCAACGTTAACATCTTTGATCGGTACGGTTGGAAGACGTTGATGATCGTTCTCTGGAACTGAAATATTTGCAACTGATTGAAAGTGTCCCGACTGGGATTTGTACTCCGCCACGGGAGCATCAAAGCTATTGTTAAAACTAAAACTATTGTAGTAGCCAAAATTGCTGTTGTTAGACGCTACAGTTGCATTGCTAAGATTACTATTGCCCATATAATTAACATGAAGCTCTGACGCTGAATACCTTTTATTAATATGATCATAATTTCGATAAAATAGAGCCGGATTAGCTGGATTAGAGTTTGGATTAGATCGCGGCAAATAGTCATCGTAAAGAAACATATTTGAAAACGCAGCGAGGTTATTCTGGTGATTAAGCTGCTGCTCTTTGATTTTCTGCTGATGACGAGAAGCAATTACCATCGGTTCTGCTGCCgtatcaatatcaatatcttCGTCTAGCAGGGTTAGGTTTAGATTTGATTGATACGATTGGCCCTCGCTCAGTATTAGGTCATTTCGACTTGCTAATGTTACAACACTTCCGTTATCAAAGCTTCCATTTTTACCATTGGGAACCTTGGACGCAGGGTTAACTACGGTTTGGGTTGTCCGACTTGCAACTGTTACAGCACCCATTTCGCTGGGGCCTGTTTGCACTTCTCCCGTTCTTGGGTCGAAATGTTTTTGGGAGGCATCTTTAAGGGTTGTATTGATTTGTTTTTTCGCTTCTTGTGCCCGGATAGAAGATATGTGACCGGGTACGGGCTCACGAGTTATCGTGGGTGATGAAGCGGTGCTGTTAGAATCTTCATCCTGTTTGCATAAAAATTTCCAAATGTATTGAAActtaaaaaacaatgaatgggGTTGCTCAAACCTCGTCCTCTTCAGTAATCACAGAGGATTCAATCCAGTCTTTGATTCTATTTTTCTTGGCCACTCTATCCACCGTTGTTTCAATCCCGTATTCAGCTAACGTAGCTAACAATTTGTTCTTCTCTTCAGGACTACTATGGAAGGAATACATAGATGCGCAAAGTTCATCTTGTTCATTTTCTGGAGAGTAGAGATTATTATTGAATTTCATTCTACTATTTTTGTTGAGGGCTACTTACCAGCAAGATTTTTTTCGGCACCTTTCGATAGCCACCGATCATCCATAAAACTGGCCAATTCTGATAAATTCTTCGGTCGTCTTTCTTCACGTGGCTCTAAGAATTTCCGAAACAAACGTGATCCTTTCGATGAAAGCAGTTTAAACAATTTTGGGGTTCTTCGGAATGGAAGCACTATATTTGTTGAATGCCAAGCGATGTAAGAGACATAGCGAGGATCATCAGGTCCTGCTTTTTGCCAAGGTAAACAACCGGTTAGGCATACAAAAATAAGAATTCCAAATTGCCAGACATCGTGACTAGTATCAGCTCTAagagttgggggcagaaaatCATCAATATTAAAACAGTTGTGAAGATATATTTATAGAGTTACTTATAATTCCCTTCTGGTTGTATTCGTAATACTTCTGGAGGGCTGTATGGGAGCCATTCGTTCCGTCGTTCTACTATTGTTCCAACTCTATATGATTCGCCAAAATCACATAGTTTTATGCGGGAAAAGTCAGACTTATAAATGAGAACATTATCTAGTTTCACATCTCTATGTACTATTCCTCTGAAGCAAAGAAGATATATTTCAATGATAAGAATAATGCTCGTAAGAATACAGTTCAAATTAGATTCGACCATATTTTTTTAGCTGTGGATTATCACAGAAAGCATTCTACTTACTTAGAATGCATATAATCTAAAGCCGAAGCTATTTGTTTTGCTACCCTTTTACTATGCAGTTCACCAATACCCGAATCAGTAACATTCGAAGTTAAATCACCTGAAATTAAATGAACAAATTCAATTGATTGTCTTCTGTGTGGAGGATACCCTTATTACCCAAAGGTGCGTATTCTTGGGTAAAAACATAAAAGCCAGCCGTTTCAAACGCTACATCGTATGTTGTGACGATATTCTTGTGGACACCCAAATGTAAACCGTAGTGGAATTCCCTGTAAAAGTCTCGTAAGGAAACATATGGTTTTGGTAACGCTTTTAAAACCATTTCTGTGTCTGTCGCTCGATGTTCTACCAGTAAAATTTTGCCGAACCATCCTTCACCAACAATTTGGAGAATATCGAATTCATCGGCCAAGTGGATCTGAAAATAAAAGAGAGAATTTATCATATATGTATCTGTGCATAAATTCATAAGAATCTGTTATACATTTTAGATACTGGAAAGCTAATTTTCGTTAattcataaacaagtcggaataccggaagctcgtgcttcgggtataaaggttttgtattcatcttatgtaggaaatttcaacgcacatttttctgtctaactacaaattcaacataatctttcatatttttccaaaccacgagacgtacgtacatattacagccatagatattccgctcaccctaaacaaacaaactgtctatttccgaatactgtacaaatataggcacgtatataaattgatcgtactcatatttccgatttacttcttatatctatctgaattaggcactacccgcaaagtccattattacgcatatactatatacctacatacacacaggtctcgttggaataattgatattcacatacaaatgaatgaaaaactaaaacaaaataacccttttctaccaaattcatAGGAACTTACTTCattgtggtattggcgaattggtatgtgatgatgacgtcatgcaggttgtagagtgcacgaaattcacaaaaaattgtaaagttttatcccccataactttgttaataatagttggattttcttcaaaattgacCAAATGGTGCACCATACATTtgcattttgtatttctggggtgaacataaggggggtgccgggtaaatttctaaaatgtggaaatataaataaaataaaatactattattaactttatttgtgcagatatcggaaccggatatattttgaggcttagatttcgtagagatgcaccactgtgatttttttcagattttttggttggataggttctgagaacgagacctgttacactttttgatggtcacattttgagccgtcactaccctatgttccacccaatttcaaatattgaaccagtttcgaaaagtactaattgagacctttcatttgataccccacatggctacattctgtgaaaaaaaatgttgcagcctcctttcacatgcatggggagcccctcctcaaacttaaaataaaatggcgccagttgttgcatgtaaagggaacggcagatcacataatcttaccaatttttgtgacaatcggtccagccgtttccgaataaatcggctgtgacagacagacggagaggcagatatcgactcgattctaataaggttttgtttcacacaatatcttaataacaagtcgggaaaccggaagctggacgcttcaggtacgaaaggttttgtgtatttcttagtacgtagcacgtaatatatccatatattatgtgagagtatccactttcgggtgatattgacattcatagtcttcaattttcaaagaagcaacaaatttgaggtattataactttgttagtaatggtgccatttgcaccaaacttggtaagatcatgctctatattatagcctatattactgcaaaatttcatgatactaggatgggggggggggggggtttctagccaattacaaaaaaatgtagtaatatactattattaactttatttaaacagatatcggcatggaaggtatttcggagcccaggcaccatatagtggcagactcctgattttttccagatttttcggtttggtagtttctgagaatggcccccttaatgaagcgatcactttcaaccccccgcgctccccacccttccaatgaatgtcaaaactaagatcggccttgaaaagtactaatcgagacctttaatttgataccccacttgactatatttgatgaaaaaaaattttacaccccccttttgcatgtatggggacccccactttaaattcgacgtaaaaggatgtaattcactgtatgcgtgagcgttcacagttcccacctttctaccaaatttggtgtcaatcgctataaccgtctccgagaaaaatgcgtgtgacggacagacagacagacagacagacagacagacggacagacagacagacagtaaaccgatttacaCAAAAAGGGGTAGTACTAGAgctccaaaaatttagcttttccgCATTCTTTTCACCCCGggctcagattttctctatgcggcccTTCCTCCACCAGAATTACCTCAAGAAAACAGGTAAGACTCTTAAATTTAAACCCTCGCTTTGTTGCTAGCGGCATGAGAAGCCCACCTTAACGGAGAACAAGCTTTCCAGGAAACAATGGAGCACCCGTAGGAAGGATTCATCCGAGTGAAAGTGAAAGGAATCCACATACTATATGGGGTTAAAAGTCCGCGGACTCGAAGTTaaagaaaaattttgttttcagagCAATAGGCTTTTACAGCATTCCTACCCCGTTTCTATACCTTTCGTAATGTCAGATTTGTAATGTGTTCCAAAATAAGTCTCTGTTTGCTGTATGGTCTCTTCATCCCTCCAAGTTCAGGAACAAAAACCAATCATCCAGTGCCAT is a window encoding:
- the LOC119646787 gene encoding serine/threonine-protein kinase SBK1 isoform X3, with protein sequence MTTNRKPPGVIHKIREFELEKIHLADEFDILQIVGEGWFGKILLVEHRATDTEMVLKALPKPYVSLRDFYREFHYGLHLGVHKNIVTTYDVAFETAGFYVFTQEYAPLGDLTSNVTDSGIGELHSKRVAKQIASALDYMHSKGIVHRDVKLDNVLIYKSDFSRIKLCDFGESYRVGTIVERRNEWLPYSPPEVLRIQPEGNYKADTSHDVWQFGILIFVCLTGCLPWQKAGPDDPRYVSYIAWHSTNIVLPFRRTPKLFKLLSSKGSRLFRKFLEPREERRPKNLSELASFMDDRWLSKGAEKNLAENEQDELCASMYSFHSSPEEKNKLLATLAEYGIETTVDRVAKKNRIKDWIESSVITEEDEDEDSNSTASSPTITREPVPGHISSIRAQEAKKQINTTLKDASQKHFDPRTGEVQTGPSEMGAVTVASRTTQTVVNPASKVPNVPENDHQRLPTVPIKDVNVAAREKVKMSSDGINKSSESPVRAVNGQVSETKNNAVQMINNNSRPDIKPNVNGTASTMKFVNSKVSVPSYAGNQYPSNLSSMKDTPYDRIKVKKVNKRV
- the LOC119646787 gene encoding sperm motility kinase isoform X1, with the protein product MTTNRKPPGVIHKIREFELEKIHLADEFDILQIVGEGWFGKILLVEHRATDTEMVLKALPKPYVSLRDFYREFHYGLHLGVHKNIVTTYDVAFETAGFYVFTQEYAPLGDLTSNVTDSGIGELHSKRVAKQIASALDYMHSKGIVHRDVKLDNVLIYKSDFSRIKLCDFGESYRVGTIVERRNEWLPYSPPEVLRIQPEGNYKADTSHDVWQFGILIFVCLTGCLPWQKAGPDDPRYVSYIAWHSTNIVLPFRRTPKLFKLLSSKGSRLFRKFLEPREERRPKNLSELASFMDDRWLSKGAEKNLAENEQDELCASMYSFHSSPEEKNKLLATLAEYGIETTVDRVAKKNRIKDWIESSVITEEDEDEDSNSTASSPTITREPVPGHISSIRAQEAKKQINTTLKDASQKHFDPRTGEVQTGPSEMGAVTVASRTTQTVVNPASKVPNGKNGSFDNGSVVTLASRNDLILSEGQSYQSNLNLTLLDEDIDIDTAAEPMVIASRHQQKIKEQQLNHQNNLAAFSNMFLYDDYLPRSNPNSNPANPALFYRNYDHINKRYSASELHVNYMGNSNLSNATVASNNSNFGYYNSFSFNNSFDAPVAEYKSQSGHFQSVANISVPENDHQRLPTVPIKDVNVAAREKVKMSSDGINKSSESPVRAVNGQVSETKNNAVQMINNNSRPDIKPNVNGTASTMKFVNSKVSVPSYAGNQYPSNLSSMKDTPYDRIKVKKVNKRV
- the LOC119646787 gene encoding serine/threonine-protein kinase SBK1 isoform X4 gives rise to the protein MTTNRKPPGVIHKIREFELEKIHLADEFDILQIVGEGWFGKILLVEHRATDTEMVLKALPKPYVSLRDFYREFHYGLHLGVHKNIVTTYDVAFETAGFYVFTQEYAPLGDLTSNVTDSGIGELHSKRVAKQIASALDYMHSKGIVHRDVKLDNVLIYKSDFSRIKLCDFGESYRVGTIVERRNEWLPYSPPEVLRIQPEGNYKADTSHDVWQFGILIFVCLTGCLPWQKAGPDDPRYVSYIAWHSTNIVLPFRRTPKLFKLLSSKGSRLFRKFLEPREERRPKNLSELASFMDDRWLSKGAEKNLAENEQDELCASMYSFHSSPEEKNKLLATLAEYGIETTVDRVAKKNRIKDWIESSVITEEDEDEDSNSTASSPTITREPVPGHISSIRAQEAKKQINTTLKDASQKHFDPRTGEVQTGPSEMGAVTVASRTTQTVVNPASKVPNGKNGSFDNGSVVTLASRNDLILSEGQSYQSNLNLTLLDEDIDIDTAAEPMFQRTIINVFQPYRSKMLTLLQGKK
- the LOC119646787 gene encoding serine/threonine-protein kinase SBK1 isoform X2, with product MTTNRKPPGVIHKIREFELEKIHLADEFDILQIVGEGWFGKILLVEHRATDTEMVLKALPKPYVSLRDFYREFHYGLHLGVHKNIVTTYDVAFETAGFYVFTQEYAPLGDLTSNVTDSGIGELHSKRVAKQIASALDYMHSKGIVHRDVKLDNVLIYKSDFSRIKLCDFGESYRVGTIVERRNEWLPYSPPEVLRIQPEGNYKADTSHDVWQFGILIFVCLTGCLPWQKAGPDDPRYVSYIAWHSTNIVLPFRRTPKLFKLLSSKGSRLFRKFLEPREERRPKNLSELASFMDDRWLSKGAEKNLAENEQDELCASMYSFHSSPEEKNKLLATLAEYGIETTVDRVAKKNRIKDWIESSVITEEDEDEDSNSTASSPTITREPVPGHISSIRAQEAKKQINTTLKDASQKHFDPRTGEVQTGPSEMGAVTVASRTTQTVVNPASKVPNGKNGSFDNGSVVTLASRNDLILSEGQSYQSNLNLTLLDEDIDIDTAAEPMVIASRHQQKIKEQQLNHQNNLAAFSNMFLYDDYLPRSNPNSNPANPALFYRNYDHINKSSRERSSTSSNRTDQRC